A window from Vanessa atalanta chromosome 16, ilVanAtal1.2, whole genome shotgun sequence encodes these proteins:
- the LOC125069870 gene encoding histone-lysine N-methyltransferase MECOM-like isoform X3 → MKMSAADSQESGSPPPSPSDSTASESAPTLVHIKQETMAPDMKEYHSALDFGLPDAYLPPSYDYSRNYLSRPLDLPNQRYLESAKSPERNDEDYKDELDKFDCNMPSELVVKSGGIFARVNIPCGTKYGPFNGKWDTQPLERRYAWEVLGKNGVRGWLDGTTEKTNWLKFVRSTTYSHDINVQHFLLAGQIWYKVTRDIASGQELLLGPRTSLQLQDVVSGIGREGSSVNSSSSQPEDEEREDTEPRCSFCDGPFPNIDALDRHLIQAHAQPASAFHCELCNRAYSSRALLLRHRALTHTDIRKYPCENCPKVFTDPSNLQRHIRAQHVGARSHACPECGKTFATSSGLKQHTHIHSSVKPFQCKVCYKAYTQFSNLCRHKRMHVACRALVECGKCGQSFPSYAALTKHKRFCDTASAANVNLRGSLPQGLPQIPSLSNVMNTPNNTNPFPMYRGPGLPLPYNTFAHYPALFSAAAAACPPEFLSPLLFNVQGARLAMEHDIALNANLVAKQQQEGRMSVKSMDSSTSLDEIKKSKEIDVENNKRDVNRTTPKQQNIYVKQSPPSAEEASSKQRPSPVMPMSTSIGPFNFSREEVKHNSPFNLSLKQNNNELIRNKSVSPALPRDLSKNTGDDIDSKSINEEDTRKEQNQPLDLSVTRKHSDKESDMENDDQSFRNSSIKSYSPPESPIDRDNKTPENETTNVDVEAVEIEDSPKPLVSPSLAFPMPVHPQHNSSLIDAMYRPRFPQFHATSDSILNSSHSPYVPSPFNFLSPVLGTDGPDRQPSAYAKFRELSTGSGKLRDRYACTFCGKVFPRSANLTRHLRTHTGEQPYKCKYCERSFSISSNLQRHVRNIHNKERPFRCPLCDRCFGQQTNLDRHLKKHEAEGGDSPSSADTEQDACFDDIRSFMGKVTCSPGAGSPSATSPHSAHPAHPAHPHRPSALAIST, encoded by the exons ATGAAGATGTCCG CGGCAGACAGCCAGGAATCTGGCAGCCCTCCTCCAAGCCCTAGTGATTCTACAGCATCAGAATCAGCGCCCACCTTAGTGCACATCAAACAGGAAACTATGGCCCCAGACATGAAAGAATACCACAGTGCATTAGACTTTGGTCTCCCCGACGCATACCTACCCCCGAGCTACGATTATTCCAGGAACTATTTATCCAGGCCACTGGATTTACCAAATCAAAGATACTTGGAATCAGCCAAGAGTCCTGAAAGGAATGATGAAGATTACAAAGACGAATTAGACAAGTTCGACTGCAATATGCCAAGTGAACTGGTTGTTAAATCTGGGGGTATATTTGCTAGAGTTAATATTCCTTGTGGTACGAAATATGGCCCATTTAACGGTAAATGGGACACGCAGCCTTTGGAAAGAAGATACGCATGGGAG gtGCTTGGAAAAAATGGAGTTCGCGGCTGGCTGGATGGTACCACAGAGAAAACAAACTGGCTTAAGTTTGTGCGATCTACCACTTACTCCCACGACATTAATGTTCAGCATTTCCTCTTAGCTGGTCAA ATCTGGTATAAGGTGACGCGGGATATTGCTTCTGGGCAAGAGTTGCTCCTTGGACCACGAACGTCGCTGCAGTTACAAGATGTAGTCTCTGGCATCG GACGTGAAGGATCAAGTGTCAACTCTTCGAGCTCTCAACCTGAGGACGAGGAACGAGAGGATACTGAGCCTCGGTGTTCTTTTTGCGACGGACCTTTTCCTAACATCGACGC GCTAGATCGTCATCTGATCCAAGCTCACGCTCAACCTGCATCTGCTTTTCACTGTGAACTCTGTAATCGGGCATACAGCTCCCGTGCTCTTCTGCTGAGACATCGGGCGCTCACCCACACTGATATTAGAAAGTACCCCTGCGAAAATTGCCCGAAG GTATTTACCGATCCTTCCAACCTCCAGCGCCACATCCGCGCGCAGCACGTCGGCGCGCGCAGCCACGCCTGCCCCGAGTGCGGGAAGACCTTCGCCACGTCCTCTGGGCTCAAGCAGCACACGCACATCCACTCCAGCGTCAAGCCTTTCCAGTGCAAGGTCTGCTACAAA gcatACACTCAATTTTCGAATTTGTGTCGTCACAAACGAATGCATGTTGCGTGTAGAGCTCTCGTTGAATGTGGAAAATGTGGACAATCATTCCCGTCATATGCTGCTTTAACGAAGCATAAAAGATTTTGCGACACTGCATCAGCAGCAAACGTAAACCTTCGAGGGTCACTACCACAAGGCCTTCCTCAGATACCATCTTTATCAAACGTCATGAATACTCCAAATAACACTAATCCGTTCCCAATGTATAGAGGACCGGGATTACCTCTGCCATATAACACATTCGCACATTATCCTGCGTTATTCTCTGCTGCTGCGGCCGCATGTCCACCTGAATTTCTGAGTCCTCTCCTTTTCAATGTACAAGGCGCAAGATTAGCAATGGAACATGATATAGCGCTCAATGCTAATTTAGTAGCAAAACAACAACAGGAAGGTAGAATGTCAGTTAAAAGTATGGATAGTTCAACGTCCTTAGATGAGATAAAGAAAAGTAAGGAAATCGACGTGGAAAACAATAAAAGGGATGTAAATAGAACTACACCAAAACAACAGAATATATACGTTAAGCAATCACCACCGTCAGCCGAAGAAGCTTCTTCAAAGCAGCGCCCGTCACCAGTTATGCCAATGTCAACTTCCATTGGTCCATTTAACTTTTCAAGGGAGGAAGTTAAACATAATTCTCCTTTTAACTTGTCCttgaaacaaaacaacaatGAACTGATAAGAAACAAATCAGTCTCTCCAGCACTTCCTAGAGATTTATCTAAGAATACTGGGGATGACATCGATAGTAAATCTATTAATGAAGAAGATACGAGAAAGGAACAGAATCAACCATTAGATTTATCAGTTACGCGAAAGCATAGCGATAAAGAATCAGATATGGAGAACGATGATCAATCTTTTCGCAACTCCTCGATTAAATCATATTCACCTCCCGAAAGTCCCATCGATAGAGACAATAAGACCCCCGAAAATGAAACCACGAATGTCGACGTCGAGGCAGTAGAAATAGAGGATTCGCCGAAGCCTCTCGTTTCGCCTTCCTTAGCTTTCCCGATGCCTGTTCACCCTCAGCATAACAGCAGTCTCATCGATGCCATGTACAGGCCACGCTTTCCACAATTTCACGCTACTTCGGATTCTATCTTAAACTCTTCACATTCACCCTATGTTCCGAGtccgtttaattttttatctccaGTTCTCGGTACTGACGGTCCTGACAGACAACCGAGTGCTTATGCGAAGTTTCGTGAACTGAGTACCGGATCGGGTAAGCTTCGCGATCGTTACGCTTGTACGTTTTGTGGAAAGGTGTTCCCAAGAAGCGCTAACCTAACGCGGCATCTCCGCACGCATACCGGAGAACAGCCTTACAAATGTAAGTACTGCGAACGTTCATTTTCGATATCGTCCAACTTACAACGGCACGTGCGGAACATACACAACAAGGAGAGACCGTTTAGATGTCCGTTGTGCGACAGATGCTTCGGGCAGCAGACAAACCTCGATCGGCATTTGAAAAAGCACGAGGCGGAGGGTGGCGATTCCCCGAGCTCCGCGGACACGGAGCAGGACGCGTGTTTTGACGATATTCGCTCATTCATGGGGAAGGTGACTTGTTCTCCCGGAGCGGGCTCTCCGTCCGCGACCTCCCCGCACTCCGCTCACCCCGCGCACCCCGCACACCCGCACCGCCCCTCCGCGCTCGCCATCTCCACATAG
- the LOC125069870 gene encoding histone-lysine N-methyltransferase MECOM-like isoform X1, giving the protein MRSKAVARRLQAQGKQDDGEPPASKDENGAADSQESGSPPPSPSDSTASESAPTLVHIKQETMAPDMKEYHSALDFGLPDAYLPPSYDYSRNYLSRPLDLPNQRYLESAKSPERNDEDYKDELDKFDCNMPSELVVKSGGIFARVNIPCGTKYGPFNGKWDTQPLERRYAWEVLGKNGVRGWLDGTTEKTNWLKFVRSTTYSHDINVQHFLLAGQIWYKVTRDIASGQELLLGPRTSLQLQDVVSGIGREGSSVNSSSSQPEDEEREDTEPRCSFCDGPFPNIDALDRHLIQAHAQPASAFHCELCNRAYSSRALLLRHRALTHTDIRKYPCENCPKVFTDPSNLQRHIRAQHVGARSHACPECGKTFATSSGLKQHTHIHSSVKPFQCKVCYKAYTQFSNLCRHKRMHVACRALVECGKCGQSFPSYAALTKHKRFCDTASAANVNLRGSLPQGLPQIPSLSNVMNTPNNTNPFPMYRGPGLPLPYNTFAHYPALFSAAAAACPPEFLSPLLFNVQGARLAMEHDIALNANLVAKQQQEGRMSVKSMDSSTSLDEIKKSKEIDVENNKRDVNRTTPKQQNIYVKQSPPSAEEASSKQRPSPVMPMSTSIGPFNFSREEVKHNSPFNLSLKQNNNELIRNKSVSPALPRDLSKNTGDDIDSKSINEEDTRKEQNQPLDLSVTRKHSDKESDMENDDQSFRNSSIKSYSPPESPIDRDNKTPENETTNVDVEAVEIEDSPKPLVSPSLAFPMPVHPQHNSSLIDAMYRPRFPQFHATSDSILNSSHSPYVPSPFNFLSPVLGTDGPDRQPSAYAKFRELSTGSGKLRDRYACTFCGKVFPRSANLTRHLRTHTGEQPYKCKYCERSFSISSNLQRHVRNIHNKERPFRCPLCDRCFGQQTNLDRHLKKHEAEGGDSPSSADTEQDACFDDIRSFMGKVTCSPGAGSPSATSPHSAHPAHPAHPHRPSALAIST; this is encoded by the exons CGGCAGACAGCCAGGAATCTGGCAGCCCTCCTCCAAGCCCTAGTGATTCTACAGCATCAGAATCAGCGCCCACCTTAGTGCACATCAAACAGGAAACTATGGCCCCAGACATGAAAGAATACCACAGTGCATTAGACTTTGGTCTCCCCGACGCATACCTACCCCCGAGCTACGATTATTCCAGGAACTATTTATCCAGGCCACTGGATTTACCAAATCAAAGATACTTGGAATCAGCCAAGAGTCCTGAAAGGAATGATGAAGATTACAAAGACGAATTAGACAAGTTCGACTGCAATATGCCAAGTGAACTGGTTGTTAAATCTGGGGGTATATTTGCTAGAGTTAATATTCCTTGTGGTACGAAATATGGCCCATTTAACGGTAAATGGGACACGCAGCCTTTGGAAAGAAGATACGCATGGGAG gtGCTTGGAAAAAATGGAGTTCGCGGCTGGCTGGATGGTACCACAGAGAAAACAAACTGGCTTAAGTTTGTGCGATCTACCACTTACTCCCACGACATTAATGTTCAGCATTTCCTCTTAGCTGGTCAA ATCTGGTATAAGGTGACGCGGGATATTGCTTCTGGGCAAGAGTTGCTCCTTGGACCACGAACGTCGCTGCAGTTACAAGATGTAGTCTCTGGCATCG GACGTGAAGGATCAAGTGTCAACTCTTCGAGCTCTCAACCTGAGGACGAGGAACGAGAGGATACTGAGCCTCGGTGTTCTTTTTGCGACGGACCTTTTCCTAACATCGACGC GCTAGATCGTCATCTGATCCAAGCTCACGCTCAACCTGCATCTGCTTTTCACTGTGAACTCTGTAATCGGGCATACAGCTCCCGTGCTCTTCTGCTGAGACATCGGGCGCTCACCCACACTGATATTAGAAAGTACCCCTGCGAAAATTGCCCGAAG GTATTTACCGATCCTTCCAACCTCCAGCGCCACATCCGCGCGCAGCACGTCGGCGCGCGCAGCCACGCCTGCCCCGAGTGCGGGAAGACCTTCGCCACGTCCTCTGGGCTCAAGCAGCACACGCACATCCACTCCAGCGTCAAGCCTTTCCAGTGCAAGGTCTGCTACAAA gcatACACTCAATTTTCGAATTTGTGTCGTCACAAACGAATGCATGTTGCGTGTAGAGCTCTCGTTGAATGTGGAAAATGTGGACAATCATTCCCGTCATATGCTGCTTTAACGAAGCATAAAAGATTTTGCGACACTGCATCAGCAGCAAACGTAAACCTTCGAGGGTCACTACCACAAGGCCTTCCTCAGATACCATCTTTATCAAACGTCATGAATACTCCAAATAACACTAATCCGTTCCCAATGTATAGAGGACCGGGATTACCTCTGCCATATAACACATTCGCACATTATCCTGCGTTATTCTCTGCTGCTGCGGCCGCATGTCCACCTGAATTTCTGAGTCCTCTCCTTTTCAATGTACAAGGCGCAAGATTAGCAATGGAACATGATATAGCGCTCAATGCTAATTTAGTAGCAAAACAACAACAGGAAGGTAGAATGTCAGTTAAAAGTATGGATAGTTCAACGTCCTTAGATGAGATAAAGAAAAGTAAGGAAATCGACGTGGAAAACAATAAAAGGGATGTAAATAGAACTACACCAAAACAACAGAATATATACGTTAAGCAATCACCACCGTCAGCCGAAGAAGCTTCTTCAAAGCAGCGCCCGTCACCAGTTATGCCAATGTCAACTTCCATTGGTCCATTTAACTTTTCAAGGGAGGAAGTTAAACATAATTCTCCTTTTAACTTGTCCttgaaacaaaacaacaatGAACTGATAAGAAACAAATCAGTCTCTCCAGCACTTCCTAGAGATTTATCTAAGAATACTGGGGATGACATCGATAGTAAATCTATTAATGAAGAAGATACGAGAAAGGAACAGAATCAACCATTAGATTTATCAGTTACGCGAAAGCATAGCGATAAAGAATCAGATATGGAGAACGATGATCAATCTTTTCGCAACTCCTCGATTAAATCATATTCACCTCCCGAAAGTCCCATCGATAGAGACAATAAGACCCCCGAAAATGAAACCACGAATGTCGACGTCGAGGCAGTAGAAATAGAGGATTCGCCGAAGCCTCTCGTTTCGCCTTCCTTAGCTTTCCCGATGCCTGTTCACCCTCAGCATAACAGCAGTCTCATCGATGCCATGTACAGGCCACGCTTTCCACAATTTCACGCTACTTCGGATTCTATCTTAAACTCTTCACATTCACCCTATGTTCCGAGtccgtttaattttttatctccaGTTCTCGGTACTGACGGTCCTGACAGACAACCGAGTGCTTATGCGAAGTTTCGTGAACTGAGTACCGGATCGGGTAAGCTTCGCGATCGTTACGCTTGTACGTTTTGTGGAAAGGTGTTCCCAAGAAGCGCTAACCTAACGCGGCATCTCCGCACGCATACCGGAGAACAGCCTTACAAATGTAAGTACTGCGAACGTTCATTTTCGATATCGTCCAACTTACAACGGCACGTGCGGAACATACACAACAAGGAGAGACCGTTTAGATGTCCGTTGTGCGACAGATGCTTCGGGCAGCAGACAAACCTCGATCGGCATTTGAAAAAGCACGAGGCGGAGGGTGGCGATTCCCCGAGCTCCGCGGACACGGAGCAGGACGCGTGTTTTGACGATATTCGCTCATTCATGGGGAAGGTGACTTGTTCTCCCGGAGCGGGCTCTCCGTCCGCGACCTCCCCGCACTCCGCTCACCCCGCGCACCCCGCACACCCGCACCGCCCCTCCGCGCTCGCCATCTCCACATAG
- the LOC125069870 gene encoding histone-lysine N-methyltransferase MECOM-like isoform X2 codes for MRSKAVARRLQAQGKQDDGEPPASKDENGAADSQESGSPPPSPSDSTASESAPTLVHIKQETMAPDMKEYHSALDFGLPDAYLPPSYDYSRNYLSRPLDLPNQRYLESAKSPERNDEDYKDELDKFDCNMPSELVVKSGGIFARVNIPCGTKYGPFNGKWDTQPLERRYAWEVLGKNGVRGWLDGTTEKTNWLKFVRSTTYSHDINVQHFLLAGQIWYKVTRDIASGQELLLGPRTSLQLQDVVSGIGREGSSVNSSSSQPEDEEREDTEPRCSFCDGPFPNIDALDRHLIQAHAQPASAFHCELCNRAYSSRALLLRHRALTHTDIRKYPCENCPKRHIRAQHVGARSHACPECGKTFATSSGLKQHTHIHSSVKPFQCKVCYKAYTQFSNLCRHKRMHVACRALVECGKCGQSFPSYAALTKHKRFCDTASAANVNLRGSLPQGLPQIPSLSNVMNTPNNTNPFPMYRGPGLPLPYNTFAHYPALFSAAAAACPPEFLSPLLFNVQGARLAMEHDIALNANLVAKQQQEGRMSVKSMDSSTSLDEIKKSKEIDVENNKRDVNRTTPKQQNIYVKQSPPSAEEASSKQRPSPVMPMSTSIGPFNFSREEVKHNSPFNLSLKQNNNELIRNKSVSPALPRDLSKNTGDDIDSKSINEEDTRKEQNQPLDLSVTRKHSDKESDMENDDQSFRNSSIKSYSPPESPIDRDNKTPENETTNVDVEAVEIEDSPKPLVSPSLAFPMPVHPQHNSSLIDAMYRPRFPQFHATSDSILNSSHSPYVPSPFNFLSPVLGTDGPDRQPSAYAKFRELSTGSGKLRDRYACTFCGKVFPRSANLTRHLRTHTGEQPYKCKYCERSFSISSNLQRHVRNIHNKERPFRCPLCDRCFGQQTNLDRHLKKHEAEGGDSPSSADTEQDACFDDIRSFMGKVTCSPGAGSPSATSPHSAHPAHPAHPHRPSALAIST; via the exons CGGCAGACAGCCAGGAATCTGGCAGCCCTCCTCCAAGCCCTAGTGATTCTACAGCATCAGAATCAGCGCCCACCTTAGTGCACATCAAACAGGAAACTATGGCCCCAGACATGAAAGAATACCACAGTGCATTAGACTTTGGTCTCCCCGACGCATACCTACCCCCGAGCTACGATTATTCCAGGAACTATTTATCCAGGCCACTGGATTTACCAAATCAAAGATACTTGGAATCAGCCAAGAGTCCTGAAAGGAATGATGAAGATTACAAAGACGAATTAGACAAGTTCGACTGCAATATGCCAAGTGAACTGGTTGTTAAATCTGGGGGTATATTTGCTAGAGTTAATATTCCTTGTGGTACGAAATATGGCCCATTTAACGGTAAATGGGACACGCAGCCTTTGGAAAGAAGATACGCATGGGAG gtGCTTGGAAAAAATGGAGTTCGCGGCTGGCTGGATGGTACCACAGAGAAAACAAACTGGCTTAAGTTTGTGCGATCTACCACTTACTCCCACGACATTAATGTTCAGCATTTCCTCTTAGCTGGTCAA ATCTGGTATAAGGTGACGCGGGATATTGCTTCTGGGCAAGAGTTGCTCCTTGGACCACGAACGTCGCTGCAGTTACAAGATGTAGTCTCTGGCATCG GACGTGAAGGATCAAGTGTCAACTCTTCGAGCTCTCAACCTGAGGACGAGGAACGAGAGGATACTGAGCCTCGGTGTTCTTTTTGCGACGGACCTTTTCCTAACATCGACGC GCTAGATCGTCATCTGATCCAAGCTCACGCTCAACCTGCATCTGCTTTTCACTGTGAACTCTGTAATCGGGCATACAGCTCCCGTGCTCTTCTGCTGAGACATCGGGCGCTCACCCACACTGATATTAGAAAGTACCCCTGCGAAAATTGCCCGAAG CGCCACATCCGCGCGCAGCACGTCGGCGCGCGCAGCCACGCCTGCCCCGAGTGCGGGAAGACCTTCGCCACGTCCTCTGGGCTCAAGCAGCACACGCACATCCACTCCAGCGTCAAGCCTTTCCAGTGCAAGGTCTGCTACAAA gcatACACTCAATTTTCGAATTTGTGTCGTCACAAACGAATGCATGTTGCGTGTAGAGCTCTCGTTGAATGTGGAAAATGTGGACAATCATTCCCGTCATATGCTGCTTTAACGAAGCATAAAAGATTTTGCGACACTGCATCAGCAGCAAACGTAAACCTTCGAGGGTCACTACCACAAGGCCTTCCTCAGATACCATCTTTATCAAACGTCATGAATACTCCAAATAACACTAATCCGTTCCCAATGTATAGAGGACCGGGATTACCTCTGCCATATAACACATTCGCACATTATCCTGCGTTATTCTCTGCTGCTGCGGCCGCATGTCCACCTGAATTTCTGAGTCCTCTCCTTTTCAATGTACAAGGCGCAAGATTAGCAATGGAACATGATATAGCGCTCAATGCTAATTTAGTAGCAAAACAACAACAGGAAGGTAGAATGTCAGTTAAAAGTATGGATAGTTCAACGTCCTTAGATGAGATAAAGAAAAGTAAGGAAATCGACGTGGAAAACAATAAAAGGGATGTAAATAGAACTACACCAAAACAACAGAATATATACGTTAAGCAATCACCACCGTCAGCCGAAGAAGCTTCTTCAAAGCAGCGCCCGTCACCAGTTATGCCAATGTCAACTTCCATTGGTCCATTTAACTTTTCAAGGGAGGAAGTTAAACATAATTCTCCTTTTAACTTGTCCttgaaacaaaacaacaatGAACTGATAAGAAACAAATCAGTCTCTCCAGCACTTCCTAGAGATTTATCTAAGAATACTGGGGATGACATCGATAGTAAATCTATTAATGAAGAAGATACGAGAAAGGAACAGAATCAACCATTAGATTTATCAGTTACGCGAAAGCATAGCGATAAAGAATCAGATATGGAGAACGATGATCAATCTTTTCGCAACTCCTCGATTAAATCATATTCACCTCCCGAAAGTCCCATCGATAGAGACAATAAGACCCCCGAAAATGAAACCACGAATGTCGACGTCGAGGCAGTAGAAATAGAGGATTCGCCGAAGCCTCTCGTTTCGCCTTCCTTAGCTTTCCCGATGCCTGTTCACCCTCAGCATAACAGCAGTCTCATCGATGCCATGTACAGGCCACGCTTTCCACAATTTCACGCTACTTCGGATTCTATCTTAAACTCTTCACATTCACCCTATGTTCCGAGtccgtttaattttttatctccaGTTCTCGGTACTGACGGTCCTGACAGACAACCGAGTGCTTATGCGAAGTTTCGTGAACTGAGTACCGGATCGGGTAAGCTTCGCGATCGTTACGCTTGTACGTTTTGTGGAAAGGTGTTCCCAAGAAGCGCTAACCTAACGCGGCATCTCCGCACGCATACCGGAGAACAGCCTTACAAATGTAAGTACTGCGAACGTTCATTTTCGATATCGTCCAACTTACAACGGCACGTGCGGAACATACACAACAAGGAGAGACCGTTTAGATGTCCGTTGTGCGACAGATGCTTCGGGCAGCAGACAAACCTCGATCGGCATTTGAAAAAGCACGAGGCGGAGGGTGGCGATTCCCCGAGCTCCGCGGACACGGAGCAGGACGCGTGTTTTGACGATATTCGCTCATTCATGGGGAAGGTGACTTGTTCTCCCGGAGCGGGCTCTCCGTCCGCGACCTCCCCGCACTCCGCTCACCCCGCGCACCCCGCACACCCGCACCGCCCCTCCGCGCTCGCCATCTCCACATAG